The DNA window GGCTCGGTGGCCACACGGGCGTCCGCGACGCGAGCTTCTTCTCGCGCGGCGTCGAAGCGCGTGGCCACCATGGCGTTGATCACCGGGTTGACGCGCTCGATGTGGCGGATGTGCGCGTCGACGATCTGCTCGGACGAGGCAGCGCCAGCGCGGATCATGGCGGCGAGGCGGGTGGCGGAGAGGAGCAGCAGGGGGTCAAGCACGTGGGTCGGATTCTCCAGGGGGTGGCGGCTCGAGCCAAACGAGCGTCGCGCCCCAGCCGCCGCGGGTGGCAGGCGCGTCGCGATAATCGCGGACGGCAGGATGGCGGGAGAGCACGCGGCGGACGACTTGCCGCTGCACGCCTTTGCCGCGGCCGTGAATGACCCGCACCTCGTCGAACCCGCGGGCCTGGGCCTCGGTCAGGTACTCCTCCACTACCGAGGGGATGTCGCGCGGCGCAAACGTGTGCAGATCGATGGAATCCTCGATCGGCATGACGGCGATGGCGTCGGGATCGAGCGCCGCCTCGTCGTCCTCGTCCAGGGGCGGTTCGCCCTCGTCTCCGGTTTCCCCACGATCCCCCCGGCCTGAGGTCCGAGGCGCGGGCCGCTCGGTCAGACGGGAGAAGAGTGCGTGAAACCACCGAAGCACCGTCTCTATGTAGCCGAGGGAGCGGCGCTCGAGCCAGCTTGGTAGCGTGCAAAGTCGGCACGTCGCCGACGGTCAGCGGGCGCATCACGCACGGTGACCCGCTCTCTCAGGCCAGCGATTCACGTCTGGCCGCGGTTCGGAAATGCAATCGTGAGGTGGGACTAATTCTTGCTCGGCCTGCGACTTCAGGGTTCTGCTTTCAGGGTTCTGCTCCTGCCCGGGTCAGGCCCTGCCAGCACGACACTGACACCAGGAGGACGGCATGAAGACGCTGCGCGTACGAGACATCATGACGACCGACGTCCACACCCTGCATGCAGGGATCTCGGTGATGGAAGCCGTTCGCAAGATGAGCGAGTGCGGCATCAGCGGAGCCCCCGTACTCGACGCAGGTCGAATCGTGGGGCTCGTGTCGAAGAGCGACCTGGTGACCCCAGGCAGGGCCTACGAGAAGGAGCCGCGGTACACCATCGATGGCCTGATGAGCCGCGTCGTGTACGCGGTGCGGCCAGGCGACCCGGTGATGACGGCCGTGCGGTTGATGGTCGCCGAGAAGATCCACCGGGCCGTGGTGGTCACCGAAGAGGGGGCGCTCGTCGGCATGCTGACGCCGATGGACATCATGCGCGCGCTGGCGGAGGGTGATCACGTGCAGGAGGGCGACTACGCGCTCGAGGCCCGGCGCGAGATGCACCCGGATCCCGAATTCGCCGTGGGTTACGGGGAGCGGTGGGGGGCCCAGCTGACGAGCTGATCGGTCGCGGGGCTTCTCGCGAGCGCAGCCAGCCACGGACGAGGCTCGACCACGGCGCTGGAGGTGGTCTGGACTTCGCGCGGGCCGCGGGCTAGGACTCGCCGCCCCCGCGCGCCCCTTCTGGCCCGGGGCCACGCTGTGCCTCTTTCGATCGATCAGCTCCGCACGCTCCTCGCCGCCCACCCCGTCCTCCTCGCGCCCATGGAAGACGTGAGCGACGTCGTCTTCCGCAGGCTCTGCCGGTCCCTGGGCGCCGAGCTCTGTTACACCGAGTTCGTGAACGTGGAGGGGTTGCTCCGCGGGTGCCGGACCGCGCGCCGGAAGATGGTGCTGCCGGACGACGACACGCCGACGGCGATCCAGATTTACGGCTCCAACCCGGAGCGGCTGGCCGAGGCCGCTGCCGTGGCCGAGGAGGCGCAGCCCGCCTTCATCGACATCAACTGCGGCTGCTGGGTGCCGAAGATCGCCGGGCGCGGCGCAGGCGCCGGCTGGCTCCGCGATCCTGCCGCGATGGTGGAGATGGCGCGGATGGTGGTGAAGAGCGTGTCGATGCCGGTCACCGTGAAGACGCGGATCGGGCTGGGACCCGAGTCCGAGATGCCGATCATCGATCTCGCCAGGCGCCTGGAAGACGCGGGCGTCGCAGCCCTGACCATCCACTGTCGCACGGCGAAGATGGGCCACAGCGGCGCGGCCGACTGGAGCTGGGCGGCACGCGCCCGCGAGGTGGTGAGCATCCCGGTGATCGTCAACGGGGACATCCGCTCCGGCGAGGATGCTCAGCGCGCCCTCCGCGAGACGGGCTGCGCTGCGGTGATGGTGGGGCGTATGGCCATCGACCACCCCTGGATTTTCCGCGAGGCCAGGGCGCTCATCGAACGCGGCGAGCAGCCGGTGCTGCCCACCCCCGAGGAGCGCCTCGATCTGTGCCGACGGCACCTCATGGCGAACGTGGAGACCCGCGGCGAGCACGCGGGGGTACGGGTGACGCGGCGGCACCTGAGCGGCTACCTGCGTGGTCTCCCCGGGGCCGCAGCGCTGCGCCGCGAGCTTCTCTTCTGTGACTCCCTGGAAGGCTGTCTGCAGATCCTCGACGCGGCAGGGCAGCGGCTGGCGGCCTGAGCGCAGTCGCGCAGGCCCTGACTACGCCTCGCCCACGGGCCCGGATGCCTCGTCCGGCCGGCCAGGTGAGCTGTCCTCGCCCAGCGGATCGTGGGGGAGCGTGCCCCGATGAGACCGGATGAGGAGGTGCGGCGTCGTGAAGAGGAAGTTGGAGACGCGCGACGTGTAGATGTCGGCGGACCGCTCGATCTGACGGGCGAGATGGCTCTTGTCGTTACCGGCGCGCATCAGCAGGCCCCAGCGGGTGTTCGGGTATTCTCCGGAGGCCCGCGCGAGCGGGGCGATGCGCGCGTCGAGCGCGACGAGTTCGGTCTTGAGTTCGGTGACTCGGGCTGCCAGCTCCTCTTCGGACTCGCCTGCGGGCCCATAGCCGATGCGCCGACGCTGCTGTTCCAACCTGAGCCGCGCGAGGCCCCGCTCCAGCCGCTCCTTCTGGCCCATCAAGGTCGAGAGCCTCGCCTCGTCCGGACGCGCCTTGTCGATGGCGCGGATCTCCTCCTCGAGTTCCCGCAGGATGAGCGCCGTACGCCAGCGGAGCACGCTCTTGGAGACGTGCACGTCGCCGTAGATGTGATCCCCCACGTAGAGGATCTCGTCCCCGCTCAAGCCGAGGTGCTGCTCGACCTGGCCGGCGTGGCCACCGAAGTAAAAGCCTCCCGGGCGGACGCCCGTCTGGGAAGGGCGTAGCAACCCTTCCTCGGTGACCACCTCGAACAGGGGGCTTCGGACCGAGAAGAACTCGGGCTTGCGCGCGGCCACGATGACCACGTCGAACAGATCGCGCCAGGTCGTGCCTTCGGGCAGGAAGGCGTCGAATGCGTAGCGCATCATCGACCGGGTGTAGATCCACTCCGAGTTGGTGATGAGCACGAGCCGCTTGCCGGCGTGCTTCTGATCCAGCAGCGCCAGAGGGGTCTCCGGATCGAGCTCCACGAAGCGATCCGGGTCGGCCATGATCTCGTCCTTGAGCGCCCCCTCCATGTGCGCCGCGTCGAGCTGCTGCTTCACGAGGCGGTACAGGTCGGTGTAGCCGAGCACCCCGGGTAGCCGCCGCTCGTCGAGGAGGTCGACGAGCTGAGCGTACATGCACCCCTCCGACAGCGAAAACAGGGTGTTCAGAAAGACCCAGCGTGACTCGGAGAGATCGACGATGGTCCGGGTGTAGATCTGGCGCTGCTCTTCGAAGTCGAGTGCCCGGGTGCCGTGGAACGCACGCTTGACGTAACCGAAGCGATTGACCTTGAGCAGGTTGCCGAGCTGGGTGTCCAGGATCAGGCCGCGGATCACCAGCTCTGGATCGAACGCCAGCTCGCTGACGGGCCATCCTTGGCTGACGAGGTGCTGCTGCAGGTACTCGTAGGCACGCCGCTCCCAGGTCTCCACCCTGTAATGGATCAGGGTGTAGTCCATGTCGTATCCGATCGCCTTGATCGACCGGAGGTTCAGCGTTCGGTTGCAGTAGATCCCGCGAGCGCGGGGCGGAGGGGAAAAGAGAACGTCGGGAGTTACCGTCGCGGTCATCGTGAAATCTTGGAAGTCTGACGAGTTCAGAAGCCGCGGCCGCGGGACCGGGCCGGGAGTGACAGTGGCTGGGCGCGAGGAGGAGACGTGCTGGGGCGGGTCTGCGCACCGAACACCCGGGAAGCGGGGGCGGTCCCGGCCGAGGAACCAGCTCGAGGCCGCGCCGCGGGGTCTTCTTGCTGGGCCCGGGGAGGCTCCTCGTCGCGCTCCCCGTCCTCGGCGCGGCGCACCTCGAGGCCGAGCATGGTCAGCGCTTGCTCCAGGGTCAACGCCGTGCGTACCGCCGCCAGCTCGACGCCCATCGCCTGAAGCGTCATCGCGATCTCCGGGCTGAGTCCGGAGAGGATGGTCGGGGTGCCCATCAATCTGGCCGCAGCGGCCAGGTTGGTGAGCACCGCGCACAAGTGACTGTCCATGATCCAGACGCCCGTGAGATCGATCACGAGCCCCTTCGCTCCGCTCTCATGGATCGCGCGCAGCACGTCCGTGTTGAGCTGTTCGGCGAGGTCGTCGGTCACGTCCCCCTGGAGCGGGACGAGGATGCGATCCCACAGGTTGATGATCGGTAGACGCTTCAGCTCCATAGAATCTCTACGGTTCGATGTCGGCAACCATGACGGTCGCGTCGTCGTGAGGGCGGCGGTACTTGCTCATCAGCGTGCGGCAGGCCTCCTTGGCGTTCTGCCCCCTGAGCGCGGACGGATCGATGCGCGGGGAGACGCCGTCGGAGAGGAGGATCAAGCGATCCCCGGGGGTGAGCTGGACCTCGAACAGGCGCGTGCGGCGGAGGGAGGCGCCTAGAATTCCCGGGCTCGGCACCCAGGGGATCCGGGTCCCCAGGCTGAGCAGCTCCACGTTCCCGACGCTACATCCCTCGAGCTTGCCGTCCTTGCAGACGCACACCATGGCGGCAGCGCCGCGGGTACCGCGAAGCCGGGTGTGGAGCAGGTCGATGAGCTCGCTGACGCTGGCGGTGGGCGAAGATTCGGCAAGGGCATCCAGACCCACCGCCGAGGTCTCGGCAGCACGATCGCCGTGGCCCAGAGCGTCGATCACGACGAACAGGTCCACGCCGTCGATGCGCCGGGTGAACACGGCGTCTCCGGACTGCTGCTCGCCGTCCTTCGGAATGATGAGATAATCTATCGAGACCTTCACAGGTGAACCTCGATCTCGATACGGGTCCCCTGAGGCCCGGAGTCGATGTGAAAGCGATCGGCAAGGCGCTTGACGCCGAGCAAGCCGCGGCCGAGCCCGGTCTTGCTCCGGTACCGACCAGCGAGCACCTCGGTCAGGTTGGTGATCCCAGCTCCCTGATCGAGGGCGACGACGATGAAACGAGCCGGCGGATCCCGGCGGAGGATCATTTCGATGCTCCCTCCAGGCGTGTAATGCACGATGTTGCGAGCGAGCTCGCTGATGGCCGTGGCGACCTTGTGCGAGACGAAGCTTCTCGCCCCGGCACCGTCGCAAACGTCCTTCGCGGTGACGCGCGCCGTGCTGATGTCTGCCTCGTGCCGGATGGGCAGGATCTTCGAGTGGAATGCCAGTCTCTCGCCTCCGAGGGCGGTGAGATCGGCCTTGAGACGTGGAAGCCGGGCCGGCTCCACGTAGAGGCGCGCTCTCCGCTCGATGCTCGGAAGCAGCACGCCGAGATCATCGAGGGTGAAGCGAGCAGGATCGATCTCGGCCTCACGCAGGGCCCTGGTGAGCAGCCCCTCCGCGTTCATCGTGGAGAGGTAGCCGAGCAGCACCTTCCTGATCTGGTCGTATGCGGGGGTCATCAGGTGGCAGCGAGGTGGTCAGGTTACCGGGGCGCTCATCACACGTCGAGGTCGCGCACCGGCTTTCTCGATCACGCCGCTGCAGTCGAGGCCGCCCCCGACACGCGCCGCAACGCACGCAGCTCGCTCCTGGCGAACGCAGCGCCCAGGGCATAGCCACGGAGTGTCAACCGCATGTGAAGTGCGTCGACGTACCCCTCCCGATGCAGCGACGTGATGACCTTGCGGATGTCACCGCGTCGCACGCGGAGCAGATCGGTCAGGACCTGCAGGTTCACCAGAGCGCCTTCCGACTGGAGGTCGAACAGCGCCCGAAGCACGTGGGGGGCGAGCTCTTTGGTATCCATGATGCGCAGCCTACCTGGCCGTCTGAACGGCCGTACAGTTTGTGGCGACGATTTTTACGGGATGTGTGTGTCCGTGATAGGTCGACCCCGTGGCGCCCACTCCCCTACCCCCCCAGGCCGTGATCCTCGCCGGGGGACTGGGGACGAGGATGTCTCCGCGCACCACCCGGACGCCCAAGTTCCTGCTCCAGGTGGCTGGTCGACCCTTCGGCGCCTGGCTCCTCGATCGCCTGGTCGAGGCCGGCTTCGGAGAGGTCATGCTATGCATCAGCCACCTCGGCGACGAGATCCGCGAGGTCATCGGGGAGCGCTGGGGACCCCTCGACGTTCGGTACTCGGATGAAGGCCCCGTGAGGCTGGGCACGGCCGGTGCCCTGCGCGCCGCCCTGCCGAGCCTCGCCCCGACGTTCCTGGTGACCTACGGGGACTCCTATCTGCCCTTCGACTATCACGCCCCGCTGCGCGATCTGGAGGAGCATCCAGCAGCCCTCGGCACCCTGGCGGTCTACCGCAATCAGGATCGGTTCGACGCCTCGAACACGGCGATCCGGGAGGACCAGGTGGTGCGCTATCACAAGCGCGCCATGACCGATCCGCCGGATCCGGAACTCGATCACATCGATTACGGCGCGATGGCGCTGCGTCGAGAGGTCATCGCGGCGCTACCCGAGGGGAAGGTCATGGGACTGGACGCCGTGCAGCAGGAACTCGCAGCGCGCGGTCGACTGCGCGCCTTCCCCGTGGCGACGCGATTCCACGAGATCGGCTCCGAGTCCGGCCTGCAAGCTCTGGAAGCGTTCCTGGGCGGAGCGGCGCCGGTGAGGCCGGCGGAAAGAGAGCAGCGTTCGTGATTGTCTCCCGCGCCCCCGTGCGCTTCTCACTGGGCGGTGGGGGTACTGATTTGCCCGCTTACTCGGATCGCTTCGGCGGATACCTGGTCTCCGCATCCATCGACAAATACATCTACGTCACGGCGAACAAGCGATTTCATCGCGACATCCGGCTCGCTTACTCGAAGACGGAAATCGTCCCCTCCGTCGACGCCATCGAGCACCCCATCTTCCGTGAGGCCCTGCGGCTCGTGGGAATCGAGCATTCGATCGAGCTGACCAGCGTGGCCGATCTCCCGGCGAACTCGGGCCTGGGCTCCTCGAGTTCGTTCACGGTCGCGCTTCTCAACGCGCTCCACACCTACAAGCGGGATTTCGTCTCTTCCGAGCAGCTCGCACGGGAGGCTTGCTCGATCGAGATGGATCGTCTGGGTGAGCCCGTCGGTCGGCAGGATCAGTACATTGCGGCCTACGGAAACATCACGGCGTTCACCTTCGAGACCGATGGCTCGGTTCACGTGGAGCCCGTCCCCGTTCGTGACGAGGTGATGGAGGAGCTGGAGTCGAACCTGCTCATCGTGTGGAGCGGGATCGAGAGACCGGCCCGGGTGGTGCTCGGCGAGCAGCGGGAGCGCATCACGCAGCTGGAGGCCGACGTGATCGAGCGCATGCACCGGATCAAGGAGATCGGTCACGAGGTCCGACGGCTCCTCGTGGCAGGAGCGCTGGACGAGTACGGCGACCTGCTCCATCTCCACTGGACCCAGAAGCGACGGCTGGCCTCGAAGATGACCGATCCGGTCATCGACGAGCACTACGAGGCAGCCCGCACCGCCGGAGCGCTCGGCGGCAAGCTGATGGGCGCCGGGGGCGGTGGGTTCTTCATGTTCTACGTCCGGCCAGGCGATCGGCGCCGTGTCATCGAGACGATGATCGGGCGGGGGCTCCGGATCCTCCGGTTCCGCTTCGACCTCGACGGGGCGCGCATCGTCGCGAACCTGCACCGGTCGTAGATCTGGGCAGCCGGCTCGGGGCCCGGCTATACATCGGCCATGTCCACGACCGAAGCGTTCGTCGATCAGTACCTCCGCGAGACGGCCGAGATCGCGCTGGCCACCCGCCGCGACGATCTCGCCGCGGTCATCGAGGTCCTGTTCAGCGCTTACCAGCAGGACAGGACCATCTACACCTGCGGGAATGGCGGCTCGGCCGCGAACGCGAGCCACCTGGCGTGTGACATCTCCAAGTTCACGTGGGTCGAAGGCAAGCGCCGCTTCAAGTGCACCTCCCTGTGCGACAACGCTGCGCTCATCAGCGCGCTGACGAACGACGTGGGCTTCAACCGGATCTTTCTGGAGCAGCTCGAAGGCCGGATCGTCGCGGGAGACGTGCTCGTCTGCCTGAGCGTCCATGGAGGCTCGGGCGCCGACAAGGCAGGTCCGTGGTCCCAGAACCTGGTGTCGGCGGCAGACTGCGCGAAGCGCGCCGAGGCAAAGGTCGTCGCGCTGGTGGGCTACGATGGGGGAGCGCTCCGGCAGATGGCCGATGCGAGCGTGATCGTCCCTCCCACCCGGGGCGGCACCACGTCGACGCCGCACGTGGAGGGGTTCCACGAGGTGTACCATCACCTGATCTGCGAGCGGCTTCGTCAGCTCGTGGCCGAAGCCTGACGCGAGGTTTCCATGGCGGGTCGCCCGGGGATCATCCTCGATCGTGACGGGACGATCATCGACGTGGTGCGCGATCCCGAGCTGGGGGTCGTGACCACGGCGTTCCACCCCCGGCAGCTCCGGCTGCTGCCAGGTGCGCTGGAAGGGATGCAGCAGCTCGTGGCCGCTGGGTTCACCCTGGCGATCGCCACCAACCAACCGGGGGCTGCGAAGGGCCAGATCCCCTGGGATGCCATCGAGCGCACGAACGGCGCGCTGCTGGATCTGCTGCGAAGCGAAGGTGTTCCCATCGAGGCACTCGAGGTCTGCCCTCACCACCCCGAGGGAGGACCGGGGGGAGATCCCGCCCTGGTCGGGCCCTGCGCGTG is part of the Chondromyces crocatus genome and encodes:
- a CDS encoding D-glycero-alpha-D-manno-heptose-1,7-bisphosphate 7-phosphatase; translation: MAGRPGIILDRDGTIIDVVRDPELGVVTTAFHPRQLRLLPGALEGMQQLVAAGFTLAIATNQPGAAKGQIPWDAIERTNGALLDLLRSEGVPIEALEVCPHHPEGGPGGDPALVGPCACRKPAPGMMTKLARTLHLEPSSTWVIGDTPSDVTAARAAGMKAALVFDPRRCELCPLRGGPEASCPSTRPDLAAPRIDRLAESIIAISARADR
- a CDS encoding sugar kinase, whose product is MIVSRAPVRFSLGGGGTDLPAYSDRFGGYLVSASIDKYIYVTANKRFHRDIRLAYSKTEIVPSVDAIEHPIFREALRLVGIEHSIELTSVADLPANSGLGSSSSFTVALLNALHTYKRDFVSSEQLAREACSIEMDRLGEPVGRQDQYIAAYGNITAFTFETDGSVHVEPVPVRDEVMEELESNLLIVWSGIERPARVVLGEQRERITQLEADVIERMHRIKEIGHEVRRLLVAGALDEYGDLLHLHWTQKRRLASKMTDPVIDEHYEAARTAGALGGKLMGAGGGGFFMFYVRPGDRRRVIETMIGRGLRILRFRFDLDGARIVANLHRS
- a CDS encoding STAS domain-containing protein, which codes for MELKRLPIINLWDRILVPLQGDVTDDLAEQLNTDVLRAIHESGAKGLVIDLTGVWIMDSHLCAVLTNLAAAARLMGTPTILSGLSPEIAMTLQAMGVELAAVRTALTLEQALTMLGLEVRRAEDGERDEEPPRAQQEDPAARPRAGSSAGTAPASRVFGAQTRPSTSPPRAQPLSLPARSRGRGF
- a CDS encoding ATP-binding protein; translation: MTPAYDQIRKVLLGYLSTMNAEGLLTRALREAEIDPARFTLDDLGVLLPSIERRARLYVEPARLPRLKADLTALGGERLAFHSKILPIRHEADISTARVTAKDVCDGAGARSFVSHKVATAISELARNIVHYTPGGSIEMILRRDPPARFIVVALDQGAGITNLTEVLAGRYRSKTGLGRGLLGVKRLADRFHIDSGPQGTRIEIEVHL
- a CDS encoding D-sedoheptulose-7-phosphate isomerase is translated as MSTTEAFVDQYLRETAEIALATRRDDLAAVIEVLFSAYQQDRTIYTCGNGGSAANASHLACDISKFTWVEGKRRFKCTSLCDNAALISALTNDVGFNRIFLEQLEGRIVAGDVLVCLSVHGGSGADKAGPWSQNLVSAADCAKRAEAKVVALVGYDGGALRQMADASVIVPPTRGGTTSTPHVEGFHEVYHHLICERLRQLVAEA
- a CDS encoding CBS domain-containing protein, with the protein product MKTLRVRDIMTTDVHTLHAGISVMEAVRKMSECGISGAPVLDAGRIVGLVSKSDLVTPGRAYEKEPRYTIDGLMSRVVYAVRPGDPVMTAVRLMVAEKIHRAVVVTEEGALVGMLTPMDIMRALAEGDHVQEGDYALEARREMHPDPEFAVGYGERWGAQLTS
- a CDS encoding NTP transferase domain-containing protein, yielding MAPTPLPPQAVILAGGLGTRMSPRTTRTPKFLLQVAGRPFGAWLLDRLVEAGFGEVMLCISHLGDEIREVIGERWGPLDVRYSDEGPVRLGTAGALRAALPSLAPTFLVTYGDSYLPFDYHAPLRDLEEHPAALGTLAVYRNQDRFDASNTAIREDQVVRYHKRAMTDPPDPELDHIDYGAMALRREVIAALPEGKVMGLDAVQQELAARGRLRAFPVATRFHEIGSESGLQALEAFLGGAAPVRPAEREQRS
- the dusB gene encoding tRNA dihydrouridine synthase DusB, which codes for MPLSIDQLRTLLAAHPVLLAPMEDVSDVVFRRLCRSLGAELCYTEFVNVEGLLRGCRTARRKMVLPDDDTPTAIQIYGSNPERLAEAAAVAEEAQPAFIDINCGCWVPKIAGRGAGAGWLRDPAAMVEMARMVVKSVSMPVTVKTRIGLGPESEMPIIDLARRLEDAGVAALTIHCRTAKMGHSGAADWSWAARAREVVSIPVIVNGDIRSGEDAQRALRETGCAAVMVGRMAIDHPWIFREARALIERGEQPVLPTPEERLDLCRRHLMANVETRGEHAGVRVTRRHLSGYLRGLPGAAALRRELLFCDSLEGCLQILDAAGQRLAA
- a CDS encoding Smr/MutS family protein; amino-acid sequence: MTEAQARGFDEVRVIHGRGKGVQRQVVRRVLSRHPAVRDYRDAPATRGGWGATLVWLEPPPPGESDPRA
- a CDS encoding SpoIIE family protein phosphatase, which translates into the protein MKVSIDYLIIPKDGEQQSGDAVFTRRIDGVDLFVVIDALGHGDRAAETSAVGLDALAESSPTASVSELIDLLHTRLRGTRGAAAMVCVCKDGKLEGCSVGNVELLSLGTRIPWVPSPGILGASLRRTRLFEVQLTPGDRLILLSDGVSPRIDPSALRGQNAKEACRTLMSKYRRPHDDATVMVADIEP
- a CDS encoding HAD-IG family 5'-nucleotidase yields the protein MTATVTPDVLFSPPPRARGIYCNRTLNLRSIKAIGYDMDYTLIHYRVETWERRAYEYLQQHLVSQGWPVSELAFDPELVIRGLILDTQLGNLLKVNRFGYVKRAFHGTRALDFEEQRQIYTRTIVDLSESRWVFLNTLFSLSEGCMYAQLVDLLDERRLPGVLGYTDLYRLVKQQLDAAHMEGALKDEIMADPDRFVELDPETPLALLDQKHAGKRLVLITNSEWIYTRSMMRYAFDAFLPEGTTWRDLFDVVIVAARKPEFFSVRSPLFEVVTEEGLLRPSQTGVRPGGFYFGGHAGQVEQHLGLSGDEILYVGDHIYGDVHVSKSVLRWRTALILRELEEEIRAIDKARPDEARLSTLMGQKERLERGLARLRLEQQRRRIGYGPAGESEEELAARVTELKTELVALDARIAPLARASGEYPNTRWGLLMRAGNDKSHLARQIERSADIYTSRVSNFLFTTPHLLIRSHRGTLPHDPLGEDSSPGRPDEASGPVGEA